The window TCAGACCGACGAAGAGCCTCTGAACCACCACAACCTGGCTCTGATGGCTCAGCCTGGCTCTGAACACCTCACCTGTCCAGGTCCGAACCGTATAAGCTCAAGGATTCAGGACTGATGGACATCACCTCATGGTTCAtggaacacacacctgatgaGCCAAGAGGAGCATGTGCACGACGCCGGGGGCCCCGTGGCACCAGTGGACCAGTCGATCGCTCTCGTTGCTCAGCGAGGACGGAAAGTTCCCCGAGCGGAACCTCTTGTGTCGGACGTAATCGATGCTGGGACGGACCAGCTCAGACAGGACATCAGCGTGCACGTTTGCTCCTGGCTGGACCAGGAGAGACGCAGTTCAGAGggggaacagctggaggaagcagCGACCGTGAGGAGCCCCTGGAGACCATGGTCAGCAGACACGTGCtcgccccccctcaccccccacccccccccacgccccaccccccctcacctgcaTCAGCAGGTAGTAGATGCCGGCCAAGCCGTGGCGGCGCCCACGTACTGCTTCTGGTGCCACTCGTACAGCAGAGGACAACGGTCCGacttcttctgctctgctgagaAGGTCTTCCCTGATTCCAGGATGGCCGTCACCACCTGGAGAGGGAGACGATGAAAGCATCTATgaacaccaccatcatcttcatcatcatcatcagcaccatcttcatcatcatcagcatcatcatcgtcaccaacatcaccaccatcgtcatcatcaccaacatcatcaccatcttcatcagcaccatcttcatcatcaccactgtcatcagcagcagcagcaccatcttcatcatcatcatcctcaccaccatcatcatcatcaccaccaacatcatcaccatcttcatcagcaccatcttcatcatcatcatcaccatcatcaccatcttcatcatcatcatcagcacgtgtgtgttgctggtgctTGTCTACCAGTTGGTTGTTCTATCGACCACCAGATCAGAACGACCAGATCAGAACGACCAGATCAGAACGATCACCAGACCGTTGGTTCTCCTCCCCGCTACAGCAGCGCtcacacctgctgctcctcgACAGGTGATAAAGACCTGGAGAGCATCACCAGCAGGGGGGGTGATGAGGCTGAGGGGGGTGCTGCTGAGGCTGAGGGGGGTGCTGAGGCTGAGGGGGGTGCTGAGGGGGGCGATGATGCTGAGGGGGGTGATGAGGCTGAGGGGGGTGCTGATGCTGAGGGGGGTGCTGATGGGAGGGGGGTGATGACACTGAGGGGGGCGATGAGGCTGAGGGGGGCGATGAGGCTGAGGGGGGGCGCTGAGGCTGAGGGGGGTGCTGAGGCTGAGGGGGGTGCTGAGGGGGGCGATGACGCTGAGGGGGGTGCTGAGGCTGAGGGGGGTGCTGAGGGGGGCGATGACGCTGAGGGGGGTGATGAGGCTGAGGGGGGCGATGACGCTGAGGGGGGTGCTGAGGCTGAGGGGGGTGCTGAGGCTGAGGGGGGCGAGATGACGCTGAGGGGGGTGCTGAGGCTGAGGGGGGCGATGACACTGAGGGGGGTGATGATGCTGAGGGGGGCGATGACGCTGAGGGGGGTGCTGAGGCTGAGGGGGCCATGACGCTACCTTAGCGACGGTGGCCTGGTCCACGGCGCCCCCCAGCTCCCTGTTGACGTACAGCAGGGCGTACAGGAACCCGGCCCGGCCGTACAGCAGCTCGTCCGGAACATCAGAGTCTGGGCTCAGCACGGcgcgctgcagctgcaggagcctggAACACAGCGGGGGCCGTCAGCGCCGCCTGGCTCCACCTGCACCCACCTGGGCCCCCGCCTTGGGACGCTCACCTGGACAGGCAGTCTCTGCTCTCCGCTTCATTCCCCAGCTTGTGATGGACCACCGCCCCCACCGCCAGCGGCCCCGCATCGCCGCACAGGAAGCTGACCTTGCGGCCGTTCAGCACCCTGGTGGCCCTCTTCACGTAGTCCAGCGCCCTCTGCAGGTGCAGGGCCTCCTGGGACGCCTGGTGCAGCCGCAGGTAGAGCAGAGCGATGCCTAGAGTGGAGACAGGAGGTCAGGCTCAGGTGGCTGTGGGCCCCAGTGGGGGACGTCCTGGTGACAGACCTGTCCACCCAGTGTAGGTGGAGAAGTCGTGAGGGTCGGCCGTCTTCAGGCcttcctccatctgctggagCAGATCTTTGATCTTGCTTTGGACCTTCTTCTGGAACACTGAGCTCacctgaggaggacagaggcctTTCATCTCCAGGCTCAGGAGACAGGTCGAGCTGAACAAGTCACTGCAGGTCACCGGTTAGCCACTCGCTAACAACACACCCAAAACACCTTCTCATTCACTCAAGCAGCTGCTCGTGGAAACATCTCAGGATAAAAGACCTCCAGTCCTCCCAgaacagctgggactgggccaGATGCTGCTGTCCCATAAAAACCCTTTACCTCACACTGGAAAACGGGACACCCGtctttcacctttgacctttgccacGACTGCAGAAGAGCCTATTTCAGACTGGAGTGATTTTAGAAGTTCATTAAGCTTTAACGTTCACACAGCAAAGGTAAAATGGCTCAAAAATGGCTGGCGCGTGTTGGGACGTGCAGAACCAAAACCAGTTCTGTCCAACAATATGGAGGAGATCAACAGTTTATGGAGATCAATGAGATCAATAGttcatggagatgaaggagatcAATAGTTAATGGAGATCAATGAGATCAATAGttcatggagatgaaggagatcAACAGTtaatggagatgaaggagatcAATAGTTAATGGAGATCAATGAGATCAATAGTTAACGGAGATCAAGGAGATCAATAGTTAATGGAGATCAAGGAGATCAATAGTTCATGGAGATCAACAGCTGAAGGAGATTAATATTtaatggagatgaaggagatcAATAGTTAATGGAGATCAACAGCTGAAGGAGATCAATGAGATCAACAGTTAATGGAGATCAATGAGATCAATAGTTAATGGAGATCATGAGATCAATAGTtaatggagatgaaggagatcAATAGTtaatggagatgaaggagatcAATAGTtaatggagatgaaggagatcAATAGTtaatggagatgaaggagatcAATAGTTCATGGAGATCAATGAGATCAACAGTtaatggagatgaaggagatcAATAGTTCATGGAGATCAACAGCTGAAGGAGATCATTAATGATGATGATCCCTTCTGTCCGGGCAGATGATGCACcctgtatttaaaataaaggatttttATGTTGCTCATAATTGGACCGATTAAATCGAACATAACGACAGAAGTTGTACGTAAAGGAAGTAAGTGAAAGCTAAGCTAGCGTTAGCTTCGCGCTAGACGTGACCATTTCCGAAGGTCTAGCACCCGGTACCTGTCCTTCCGCGTCCAGCGGCTCATCGTGGTGGTCTTCGGGATCCGCGGCCGGGTCTGCCTGCTCCCAGTCGGGGTAAAGGTTGGGGAAAGCTCGCTCCTCCATCTCCGCCTCTGAAGCCGAGATCAGCTTCAGCCGCTTGGACATGTTGTCTCCCATCGCTACGGTGGCTGTGAGCGGACAAAAAGGGCGCAGACGGCCATTATTCAACAGCGGAACACACTCAGAgagcagggtcagggttagggttagggttagggttagggttagagggtcagggtcagagttagggttagggtcagagttagggttagggttagggtcagggttagggtcagggttagggttagggttagggttagggttagggttcgggtaacACTGCCCAGTTTTATTCctttaataaaacacatcacCACTAAAGGATTAAAGTGAGCGGGGATTAAAaccattttgttttaaaagaaaaccgCGACTAGAGGAAAATAATCGTATTTTCCACTCACAGATTTCCCATGTGTTCAAAATCCTGTTGCAGAAGGGGAAACACGTGCATTTCGTTggtcatttattttctttatattttaaatgctgaaatgttttggttaatattattatttattaatattaataagtcTGGGGAAAGACTGAAATGATTGTTCTGagataaaacctttaaaataacaCTCAAGCTTGTCCTAAAGAGGTAAAACTTTATTAATGCCACCTTGAGACATTttatagaataataataaacccCAAACCTTCTATTTTATGGGTTTaccagtaaaaataaataaaacaaaatgagtTGTAGGTGAATAAATCAgaaccaaaacaactcagaagAAATAAAGTAACAATTGTTGTTGAGTTGCTGCTGCACAATGGATCCTTCTAATATTCCCTAGTTGACAATGAGACGGGGCAAGAGTGGGGCAAAAGTGGGGCAAAAGTGGGGCAAGCATGGGGCAAGAGTGGGGCAAGAGTGGGGCAAAAGTGGGGCAAAAGTGGGGCAAGCATGGGGCAAGAGTGGGGCAAGAGTGGGGCAAGCGTGGGGCAAGAGTGGGGCAAGAGTGGGGCAAGAGTGGGGCAAGTGTGGGGCAAGTGTGGGGCAAGAGTGGGGCAAAAGTGGGGCAAGAGTGGGGCAAGAGTGGGGCAAGTGTGGGGCAAGAGTGGGGCAAGAGTGGGGCAAAAGTGGGGCAAAAGTGGGGCAAGAGTGGGGCAAAAGTGGGGCAAGAGTGAGGCAAGAGTGGGGTAAAAGTGGGGCAAGAGTGGGGCAAACGTGGGGCAAGAGTGGGGCAAAAGTGGGGCAAGAGTGGGGCAAGAGTGGGGCTTACTGAGCAGCAGTGcagcgttccctgctgtctcctatgttccctgctgtctccaacgttccctactgtctccagcgttccctgctgtctccagcgttccctgctgtctccagcgttccctactgtctccaacgttccctactgtctccagcgttccctgctgtctcctaccgttccctgctg is drawn from Takifugu flavidus isolate HTHZ2018 chromosome 17, ASM371156v2, whole genome shotgun sequence and contains these coding sequences:
- the lancl2 gene encoding LOW QUALITY PROTEIN: lanC-like protein 2 (The sequence of the model RefSeq protein was modified relative to this genomic sequence to represent the inferred CDS: inserted 1 base in 1 codon) — encoded protein: MGDNMSKRLKLISASEAEMEERAFPNLYPDWEQADPAADPEDHHDEPLDAEGQVSSVFQKKVQSKIKDLLQQMEEGLKTADPHDFSTYTGWTGIALLYLRLHQASQEALHLQRALDYVKRATRVLNGRKVSFLCGDAGPLAVGAVVHHKLGNEAESRDCLSRLLQLQRAVLSPDSDVPDELLYGRAGFLYALLYVNRELGGAVDQATVAKVVTAILESGKTFSAEQKKSDRCPLLYEWHQKQYVGAXHGLAGIYYLLMQPGANVHADVLSELVRPSIDYVRHKRFRSGNFPSSLSNESDRLVHWCHGAPGVVHMLLLAHQVFKEDKYLKEATECAEVIWHRGLLRKGYGICHGTAGNGYAFLSLYKLTKEKKYLYRSCKFADWCLAYGTHGCRIPDRPYSLFEGMAGTILYLSELADPQNSCFPAFEL